The genomic interval CAGAGAAGGCCCTCGATTGTTCAGAAGTATTTCCACGGACAACATGTTCGATACGCAGCCTAAAATGTTAACTGTTTAGGGCTCGGAGTAATATCAGCCAGACATCGCGCAGCTACACATCCGGTCATTCCTGCGCCTATGATCAGCACGTCATGCGTCATGAATTTCTGTCCGCGAAATATTTTGTCAACATGCTTTCCTTTATGCGCAAGTCCTTCTCCGCAATCCGCGTATCCATATCTTGTATCTCAGCGATCTCATTTTGGCTGTAAAGAGTCTGAAGCTTGAAAAAATTTCCGAGTACATTTGCCGTTCTGGTTCTTGTCGCGTCTTTAGAGCTTCGTTGCATGTGTCTGATGCAGAGATGCCCAGTGTAAATGGGTTGATTTCCTTGCAGACACATGCGGAGATCGTGCTCTGCGTCGTCATATTGTGAGGGGGAGAATGCCAGGGAAAAAGGACCTGCCTTTTTGAGCGCATCCATGCGGAATAGATGGACGCATCCTGTAACTGATGCGCAGGGACGCATGTAGGAGAACGTGCCGAAATCAGCGAGTTGATGGTGCATGTCGGAAATGACAAAGCTGCTACGCCCGGAATCGGGTGCGGCCGGAAGTGCCGGGTTGTCGCCGTCCATCAGGTGCAGATCTACGCTTTGCAGTTCGCATGGATTGGAGTGCGACACCACTCGGGCCCCAAAGACACCGCCCTCTGGGTAGGCGCGCATTGCGGTTCCAAAGTGACCGAGCCAGTCCGGGGGCAGAATGACGTCGTCGTCACTAAATGCCACCCAGTCCCGCGAGATGATTTCAGGAATGTTCAGCAGCCAGTTCCGCGCAGCGGGTGCGCCGACGTTGACAGGCGCGACATGGACAGAGAGCTGATCCCCCGCTCGTTCCTTCCAGGCTCGTAACACCTCGGGGGTGTTGTCGGATGATCCGTTGTCCAGGATTGTGATACCGATTCCGGATGTGCCCGCATCGGATTCAAAAAGACTGTGCAGAGTAGCGTCGAGGTGCTCGGCGTGATTCCAAGTGTAAAGCAGGATCGCGCCGTTGCCTTCAGGCATGCCGGCAGGTTGATCGAGGCCGAGGGCAATATCGTGTAGTCTGAGAAGGCCGTGAACAGACCATGGGCGAAGTTCAAGGTGTTTCACGAGCGAGCCGATGGCCAGATCCTTGTTCCCCGTGATCGCGTATGCGTCAGCCAAACGGAAAACGGTTTCCGCGAGCGGGAGAAGTATCACCGATTCACTGTAGAGTGCTGCAGCATGCTCGATGTCTCCTCGCATGCGGTGACAATCAC from Desulfomicrobium macestii carries:
- a CDS encoding glycosyltransferase family 2 protein; translation: MLKLSAHETISLLPKNLTNHILCGSCGELHLSSLAEAGLATVQDSPQLMQKRLTLYADILLAAWEQKACGDPGLLLQLDQMLRFLHPLLRDILTAKRDTIPDDMLMDAEALTRASLPAALRMRLLGDCHRMRGDIEHAAALYSESVILLPLAETVFRLADAYAITGNKDLAIGSLVKHLELRPWSVHGLLRLHDIALGLDQPAGMPEGNGAILLYTWNHAEHLDATLHSLFESDAGTSGIGITILDNGSSDNTPEVLRAWKERAGDQLSVHVAPVNVGAPAARNWLLNIPEIISRDWVAFSDDDVILPPDWLGHFGTAMRAYPEGGVFGARVVSHSNPCELQSVDLHLMDGDNPALPAAPDSGRSSFVISDMHHQLADFGTFSYMRPCASVTGCVHLFRMDALKKAGPFSLAFSPSQYDDAEHDLRMCLQGNQPIYTGHLCIRHMQRSSKDATRTRTANVLGNFFKLQTLYSQNEIAEIQDMDTRIAEKDLRIKESMLTKYFADRNS